One segment of Anatilimnocola aggregata DNA contains the following:
- a CDS encoding PSD1 and planctomycete cytochrome C domain-containing protein produces the protein MLCPSALCCWLSGLILFIVTATGIADELSQKDVAFFESKIRPILAKHCYECHSAGAKQVHGGLRLDSRHTLLQGGDSGAIVVAGQPEKSLLIESIGYSGDIQMPPAGKLPAAEIALLTGWVRSGAILPEDRSTSDSKKSIDFVAGRTFWSFVPPQAVPQPAVRGAEWLRQPIDSFVLTALETQNLTPTERADRRTLIRRATYDLTGLPPSAEEVAQFVADQQPDAYEQLIDRLLASPHYGERWGRYWLDYARYSDGNATSLEVRGQAWLYRDWVVGALSADLSYDQFVLQQFAADHLPECTSADLAALGFLGISPEYWKELQLAPAVIETIVADEWEERIDAIGRTFLGLSIACARCHDHKFDPISTEDYYALAGVLASTQLTERVVIPEPAAQVVRQATEKVKSLRAELAKLTAIQAKSPDDKAKIADLQSQIASIESTTPHYHSSTAHGLIDAALHVLPAGKNHTKIEYKPGETLDLSVHIRGNPTRRGAQVPRRFLTVFSADKPASFQQGSGRLELAKAILNEGAPLSARVIVNRVWKNHFGRGLVETLSDFGTQGARPSHPELLDDLTHRFVEHGWSLKWLHRELMLSATYQQGSTYSREKVGIDPDNRWLWRMNRRRLDIEAWRDSLLVASDNLDRRVGGPSVVLSAAANRRRTLYAKIDRADVDDVLRLFDFPDPATHSPDRMPTTTPLQQLFVLNSTFMQQQAQGVAELLLAGGIESKEAIVLRAYRQLFAREPSSNELRFGVEFLGEHATEVPRVREYAQALLGLNEFIFVD, from the coding sequence ATGCTTTGCCCAAGCGCACTCTGCTGTTGGCTATCTGGCCTGATACTGTTCATCGTGACAGCCACCGGCATTGCTGACGAACTCAGCCAAAAGGATGTGGCCTTTTTCGAGAGCAAGATTCGGCCAATCTTGGCCAAGCACTGCTATGAATGTCACTCGGCAGGAGCGAAGCAGGTGCATGGTGGCTTGCGACTCGATTCGCGCCACACCCTTCTGCAGGGTGGCGATTCCGGCGCGATTGTAGTAGCTGGCCAACCGGAGAAGAGTCTACTCATCGAGTCGATCGGCTACTCCGGCGATATTCAAATGCCACCGGCGGGCAAACTACCCGCCGCAGAGATTGCCCTGCTCACCGGTTGGGTTCGTAGCGGTGCCATACTTCCCGAAGATCGTTCGACTTCTGACTCAAAAAAGAGTATCGATTTTGTTGCTGGGCGGACCTTCTGGTCGTTTGTACCGCCGCAAGCTGTGCCCCAACCGGCAGTTCGCGGAGCAGAGTGGCTGCGGCAACCAATCGATTCCTTTGTGCTCACCGCGCTAGAAACGCAGAATCTCACCCCAACCGAGCGAGCGGATCGCCGCACCCTCATTCGCCGTGCCACATACGATCTCACCGGCCTGCCACCCAGTGCGGAGGAAGTCGCGCAGTTTGTGGCCGACCAACAGCCTGATGCGTATGAACAACTGATCGACCGACTGCTTGCCTCACCTCATTACGGGGAGCGCTGGGGACGATATTGGCTTGACTATGCCCGCTATTCGGACGGCAATGCAACCTCGCTGGAAGTTCGCGGCCAGGCGTGGCTCTATCGCGATTGGGTCGTCGGTGCACTGAGCGCCGATCTCTCTTACGATCAGTTCGTCCTGCAACAGTTCGCTGCCGACCATTTGCCCGAGTGCACTTCGGCCGATCTGGCCGCGTTGGGCTTTCTCGGGATTAGTCCGGAGTATTGGAAGGAACTTCAACTCGCACCGGCCGTAATCGAGACGATTGTGGCCGATGAATGGGAAGAGCGGATCGATGCCATCGGCCGGACGTTTCTCGGACTGTCGATTGCTTGTGCTCGTTGCCACGATCATAAGTTTGATCCCATCAGCACAGAAGATTACTACGCCCTGGCCGGAGTGCTCGCCAGCACGCAATTAACCGAGCGAGTCGTCATTCCCGAGCCTGCAGCGCAAGTCGTTCGCCAGGCAACAGAAAAGGTGAAGTCACTGCGCGCGGAGTTGGCGAAGCTCACAGCCATCCAAGCGAAATCGCCGGACGACAAGGCAAAAATCGCAGACCTTCAATCACAAATCGCTTCAATCGAAAGCACCACTCCGCACTATCACTCGTCCACCGCTCACGGCCTGATTGATGCGGCGCTCCATGTTCTACCAGCTGGTAAGAACCACACGAAGATAGAATACAAGCCCGGCGAGACGCTCGACCTGTCCGTGCATATACGCGGTAACCCCACGCGGCGGGGAGCGCAGGTGCCACGGCGGTTTCTCACCGTTTTCTCGGCAGACAAGCCAGCATCATTTCAGCAGGGGAGCGGCCGACTCGAACTTGCTAAGGCGATCTTGAACGAGGGAGCACCCCTTTCGGCACGTGTCATTGTGAATCGAGTCTGGAAGAATCACTTTGGCCGCGGGCTTGTCGAAACCCTGAGCGATTTTGGTACGCAAGGCGCACGACCGTCTCATCCCGAACTGCTCGACGACTTGACCCACCGCTTTGTTGAACACGGCTGGTCGCTCAAGTGGCTGCACCGCGAACTAATGCTCTCCGCCACTTATCAACAGGGCAGCACTTATAGCCGCGAGAAAGTCGGTATCGATCCCGATAATCGCTGGCTATGGCGGATGAATCGTCGCCGACTCGATATCGAAGCGTGGCGCGACTCACTACTCGTCGCGAGTGACAATCTCGATCGGCGAGTGGGTGGACCGTCGGTGGTTCTTTCGGCAGCGGCAAATCGCCGCCGAACGCTCTACGCCAAGATTGACCGTGCAGACGTCGATGATGTGCTGCGGCTGTTCGACTTTCCCGATCCGGCGACGCATAGCCCCGACCGCATGCCCACGACTACTCCGTTGCAGCAACTATTCGTCCTTAACAGCACGTTCATGCAGCAGCAAGCGCAAGGTGTGGCCGAGTTGCTGCTGGCGGGCGGAATTGAGTCAAAGGAAGCAATCGTCCTGCGCGCGTACCGCCAGTTGTTTGCCCGTGAGCCGAGTTCGAACGAGCTTCGGTTTGGCGTGGAGTTTCTTGGCGAGCACGCTACGGAAGTGCCGCGGGTGCGTGAGTATGCCCAGGCACTGCTGGGTCTGAATGAGTTC